The genomic window GACCGATTCCGAGCTCGACTCGGTCCAGGAGCTCGTCGGCTTCGCGAACGGCCTCAAGGATCTCGGCGCCGACGACGTGCAGATGGTCACGATGCCGGTGCAGTACGACAAGCGCGACCCCAACCGCGTCGTCCCGCTGGAGAAGCAGGGCAAGCAGGTCTGGACCGCCCTCAAGAACGACCGGCCGGTCCCCGCGTCCGCGACCGAGGACACCGCGGACGGCCAGGCCGAGGGCGTCGTCCGCTGATCCGGACCGTGCCGGACCGTGAGGCCCGGACCGTGCCGGACCGCGCGGGCTCGGCATCGCGGCAGGTCGCGGCAGGAGGGCCGTATCAGGAATACCGGGGGCCCGACCCCGGTTTTGGGAGATACGGCCGGTCCTGGCAGACTGGTACGTCGGCCCCGGTTCACGTGCGTGCATCCTGCGCGTGCGACCCGGTGCCCTCCCGAAACTAGGAGACACCTTGAAGCGCGACATCCACCCCACGTACGTCGAGACCCAGGTGAGCTGCACCTGCGGCGCGTCGTTCACCACCCGCAGCACGATCGAGGCCGGCACCATCCGTGCCGAGGTCTGCTCCGAGTGCCACCCGTTCTACACGGGCAAGCAGAAGATCCTCGACACCGGTGGCCGTGTGGCCCGCTTCGAGGCCCGCTTCGGCAAGGCTGCCGGCTCCGCCAAGAAGTAGCGAGCCACTGCGCCGGTCTTCGGCTGCCCCTGCGCGGGCGGCCGGGACCGGTGTTTTTGTCGCTGGGGGTCCGGGGGCCGCGCGGCGCCAGCCGCTGGTGTCGCAGTCCTCGGAAAGGCACAGCGCCGTCCCTGCCGTAGGTACAGAAGTACAGGAACCAGGAGCCCCCGATGTTCGAGGCGGTCGAGGAACTGATCGGCGAGCACGCCGATCTCGAGAAGAAGCTCGCGGACCCCGCGGTCCACGCGGACCAGGCGAACGCGCGCAAGCTCAACAAGCGGTACGCCGAGCTGACCCCGATCGTCGCCACGTACCGCTCCTGGAAGCAGACCGGGGACGACATCGGGACCGCCCGCGAGTTCGCGGCCGACGACCCCGACTTCGCCGCCGAGGTCAAGGAGCTGGAGAAGCAGCGCGAGGAGCTCACCGACAAGCTCCGGCTGCTGCTCGTGCCCCGCGACCCCAGCGACGACAAGGACGTCATCCTGGAGATCAAGGCCGGTGCGGGCGGGGACGAGTCCGCCCTGTTCGCCGGTGACCTGCTGCGGATGTACCTGCGCTACGCCGAGCGCGTCGGCTGGAAGACCGAGATCATCGACTCCACCGAGTCCGAGCTCGGCGGCTACAAGGACGTCCAGGTCGCGGTGAAGACCAAGGGCGGCAACGGCGCCACGGAGCCCGGGCAGGGCGTCTGGGCGCGGCTGAAGTACGAGGGCGGGGTGCACCGTGTGCAGCGGGTGCCGTCGACCGAGTCCCAGGGCCGGATCCACACCTCCGCCGCCGGTGTCCTCGTGACCCCGGAGGCCGAGGAGGTCGACGTCGAGATCCACGCCAACGATCTGCGCATCGACGTCTACCGCTCCTCGGGACCGGGCGGCCAGTCCGTCAACACGACCGACTCCGCGGTGCGCATCACGCACCTGCCCACCGGAGTCGTCGCCTCCTGCCAGAACGAGAAGAGCCAGCTCCAGAACAAGGAGCAGGCGATGCGTATCCTGCGCTCCAGGCTGCTCGCCGCGGCCCAGGAGGCCGCCGAGCAGGAGGCCGCGGACGCCCGCCGCAGCCAGGTCCGCACGGTCGACCGCTCCGAGAAGATCCGTACGTACAACTTCCCGGAAAACCGCATCTCGGACCACCGCGTCGGCTTCAAGGCGTACAACTTGGACCAGGTGCTCGACGGGGAGCTGGACGCGGTGATCCAGGCCTGCGTCGACGCCGACTCCGCCGCGAAGCTCGCCGCCGCGTAGGCCGCCCGGCCGCGTACCACGAACCGCCCTGCCCAGCCCGGAGGACCAGCGTGCAGTCGCTCCCCGGGGGACGACCCCCGTACCCCCGCTCCTTGCTGCTTGCCGAGGTGGCCCAGGCCACCCAGCGGCTGGCCGACGCCGGCGTGCCCTCACCCCGCTTCGACGCGGAGGAGCTCGCCGCCTTCGTCCACGGCGTCAAGCGCGGCGAACTGCATCTGGTCAAGGACGCGGACTTCGACGCCCGCTACTGGGAGGCGATCGCCCGCCGCGAGGCCCGCGAACCGCTCCAGCACATCACCGGGCGCGCCTTCTTCCGCTATCTGGAGCTCCAGGTCGGCCCCGGCGTCTTCGTGCCCCGCCCCGAGACCGAGTCGGTCGTCGGCTGGGCCATAGACGCGGTGCGGGCCATGGACGTCGTCGAGCCGCTCGTCGTCGATCTGTGCTCCGGCTCCGGGGCCATCGCCCTGGCCATCGCGCAGGAGGTCCCGCGCTCGCGCGTGCACGCCGTGGAGCTCTCCGACGACGCCATCGGCTGGACGCGCAAGAACGCCGAGGGGTCCAGGGTCAGCGTCCACCACGGAGACGCTCTCGCCGCACTCCCCGAGCTGGACGGCCAGGTCGACCTGGTCATCTCCAACCCGCCGTACATCCCGCTCACCGAGTGGGAGTACGTCGCCCCCGAGGCCCGTGACCACGACCCGCAGATGGCCCTCTTCTCCGGCGAGGACGGGCTCGACACCATCCGCGGCATCGAGCGCACCGCCCACCGTCTGCTGCGCCCCGGCGGCCTCGTCGTCGTCGAGCACGCCGACACCCAGGGCGGGCAGGTCCCGTGGATCTTCAACGAGGAGGCCGGCTGGGCTGACGCCGCCGACCACCCCGACCTGAACAAGCGGCCGCGGTTCGCGACCGCCCGTAAGGCAATGCCATGACGCCTCCGCACCTTCCGATGTACGGCGCCCCGGCCGGAGCGAGTGAGCCGAAGGGGCGCGACGCCGTCGAAAGGGAGAACGCGCACAGACTCCGAGGAACGAGGAGTCGAGCACGATCGACCGTCGACAGTGGCTTCGGCGCTCCGGAGGCGAACGAGTGACCAAAAAAGAGGAGGCCCGCTGATGGCTCGGCGATACGACTGCAACGACGCGACGGAACGCACCACCGGCCTGCGCGAAGCGGCGTCGGCCGTCCGCCGCGGCGAGCTCGTCGTGCTGCCCACCGACACCGTGTACGGCATCGGTGCCGACGCGTTCAGCTCGGAGGCCGTCACCGACCTGCTGGCGGCGAAGGGCCGCGGCCGCAACATGCCCACCCCCGTGCTCATCGGCTCCCCGAACACCCTGCACGGCCTGGTGACCGACTTCTCCGAGCAGGCGTGGGAGCTCGTCGACGCCTTCTGGCCGGGCGCGCTCACCCTGGTCGCGCGGCACCAGCCGTCGCTCCAGTGGGACCTCGGCGACACCCGCGGCACCGTCGCGATCCGGATGCCCCTGCACCCCGTCGCGATCGAGCTGCTGACGGACGTCGGCCCGATGGCCGTCTCGTCGGCGAACCTCACCGGGCACCCCGCACCCGAGGACTGCGACGCCGCGCAGGAGATGCTCGGCGACTCCGTCTCCGTGTACCTCGACGGCGGCCCGACGCCCGGCATCGTGCCGTCGTCGATCGTCGACGTGACGGGCAAGACGCCCGTCCTGCTGCGGGAGGGGGCGCTCTCCCCGGAAGAGCTCCGGAAGGTCGTACCCGACCTCGAGGTGGCCAATTGACAGCCCCTGAGGGGCGTGGCATAGGCGGTACGGAGCACAACGCCTTCCGCATCCTCCACGTCAGCACCGGCAACGTCTGCCGCTCGCCGATCACCGAGCGGCTGACGCGGCATGCCCTGAGCCACCGTCTGGGCGACTCGATCGCCGGCGGGCTGATCGTGGAGAGTGCGGGCACCTGGGGCCACGAGGGTGCCCCCATGGAGCCCAACGCCGAGACGGTCCTCACCGACTTCGGTGCGGACCCGAGCGGCTTCGTCGGGCGCGAGCTGCTCGACGAGCACGTCATCTGCGCGGACCTGGTCCTGACGGCGACCCGCGACCACCGGGCCCAGGTCATCTCGATGGGCCACTCGGCGGGCCTGCGCACCTTCACGCTGAAGGAGTTCACCCGCCTGGTGCGCGCGATAGACCCGGCGACGCTGCCGGACCCGCTCGACGACGGTGTCGTCGAGCGCGCCCGCGCGCTGGTACGGGCCGCGGCGGCGCTGCGCGGATGGCTGCTCGCGCCGAGCGCGGAGGCGGACGAGGTGTACGACCCGTACGGGGCCCCGATCACCTTCTTCCGCTCGATCGGCGAGGAGATCCACCAGGCGCTGGACCCGGTGGTCACCGCCCTGACGGGCGTACCCGCCCGCTCCTGAGCCGCACAGCCCCCGCAGAAGGGGCGCCGCGTGCCGGGCAGGGGCCGCACCCCCGGCCTACATTGGAGGGGCCCCAGAACCACGCGAGGCCCGGAGCCCACCATGCCGGTCAGCAGCGCAGCCACCACCGCACCTTCTGCCATCTCCGCAACTTCGACCTCGACCTCGGCCTCGACTTCGATCGCGGCCGCGGCGGCCGCGGACTTCGACGCTCTGCGCCGGCAGGACCCCGAGCTCGCCGAGGTGATCCTGGGCGAGACCGCCAGGCAGTCCGACAGCCTCCAGCTCATCGCCGCCGAGAACTTCACCTCGCCCGCCGTCCTCGCCGCCCTCGGCTCCCCGCTCGCCAACAAGTACGCCGAGGGCTACCCCGGCGCCCGCCACCACGGCGGCTGCGAGCTCGTGGACGCCGCCGAGCGGATCGCCGTCGACCGGGCCACCGCGCTCTTCGGCGCCGAGCACGCCAATGTGCAGCCGCACTCGGGCTCCTCCGCCGTCCTCGCGGCCTACGCGGCGCTGCTGCGGCCGGGCGACACCGTGCTCGCGATGGGCCTTGCCTTCGGCGGGCATCTCACCCACGGCTCCCCGGCGAACTTCTCCGGCCGCTGGTTCTCGTTCGTCCCGTACGGCGTCGACGCCGAGACCGGACTCCTCGACTACGACCAGATCCGCCGACTCGCCCGCGAAAATCGACCGAAAGCCATCGTCTGCGGCTCGATCTCATACCCACGCCACCCCGACTACGCCGCGTTCCGCGAGATCGCCGACGAAGTGGGCGCGTATCTCATCGCCGACGCCGCCCATCCGATCGGCCTGGTCGCCGGGGGAGTGGCGCCGAGCCCCGTCCCGTACGCCGACGTCGTCTGCGCCACCACCCACAAGGTGCTCCGCGGCCCGCGCGGCGGCATGCTCCTGTGCGGCAGCCATCTGGCCGAGCGCATCGACCGGGCGGTCTTCCCCTTCACCCAGGGCGGCGCCCAGATGCACACCATCGCCGCCAAGGCCGTCGCCTTCGGCGAGGCGTCGACGCCGGCCTACGCCTCCTACACCCACCTGGTCGTCGCCAACGCCAAGGTCCTCGCCGACGCACTGGCCGCGGAGGGCTTCGCGATCACCACCGGCGGCACCGACACCCATCTCATCACCGCGGACCCCGCTCCGCTGGGCGTGGACGGGCGCACGGCCCGCGGCCGGCTGAGCGCCGCCGGAATGGTCCTGGACACCTGCGCGCTGCCGTACGGGGACGGCCGCGGCATCCGGCTCGGCACCGCGGCCCTCACCACCCAGGGGATGGGCCAGGGCGAGATGGCCCGGATCGCGGTCCTCTTCAGTGCCGCGCTGCGGGCGGAGGGCGAGGAGATCCGACGCGTACGTGAAGAAGTACGGGAACTGGCCGGACGCTTTCCGCCGTATTAGTACCTGTATGGGGTGCGGATCAGGGGTAGGCGCCGGCGCATGGAACCGAGCAGACCCCTCCGTATGTCTCTGAGCACATGGCCAACAAAGCTAGGGTGTGGGGCTGAGATGGCCAGCGATTCCTGTGGGGCAGCCCGTGCGTGATTACCTGCTGACGCTCTGTGTCACGGCCGCGGTGACCTATCTGCTGACCGGTCCGGTGCGGAAGTTCGCCATTGCGACCGGGGCGATGCCGGAGATCCGTGCCCGCGACGTACACCGAGAACCGACTCCGCGGCTCGGTGGCATCGCCATGTTCTTCGGTCTGTGCGCGGGGCTGCTCGTCGCGGACCACCTGTCGAACCTGAACAGCGTCTTCGAGCTCTCCAACGAGCCGCGCGCGCTGCTCTCCGGTGCCGCCCTGATCTGGCTGATCGGCGTCCTGGACGACAAGTTCGAGATCGACGCCCTGATCAAGCTGGGCGCACAGATGATCGCCGCGGGTGTGATGGTGGTGCAGGGTCTGACGATCCTGTGGCTGCCGATCCCGGGCATCGGGACGGTCGCGCTCACCCAGTGGCAGGGCACGCTCCTGACCGTCGCCCTGGTGGTCATCACCATCAACGCGGTGAACTTCGTGGACGGACTCGACGGCCTCGCCGCCGGCATGGTCTGCATCGCCACCGCGGCGTTCTTCCTGTACGCGTACCGGATCTGGTTCAGCTACGGGATCGAAGCCGCGGCCCCCGCAACCCTCTTCGCCGCGATCCTGATGGGCATGTGCCTGGGCTTCCTGCCGCACAACATGCACCCGGCGCGGATCTTCATGGGCGACTCCGGCTCGATGCTCATCGGACTGGTGCTGGCCGCGTCCGCGATCTCGGTGACCGGCCAGGTCGACCCGGACGCGCTGAAGCTCTTCGAGGGCGGTACGCGCGAGGCCACGCACGCGGCGCTGCCGGTCTTCATCCCGCTGCTGCTGCCGCTGACGATCATCGCGATCCCGGTCGCCGACCTGCTGCTGGCGATCGTCCGCCGCACCTGGAGCGGCAAGTCGCCCTTCGCGGCCGACCGCGGCCACCTCCACCACCGGCTCCTGGAGATCGGCCACTCGCACAGCCGGGCCGTGCTGATCATGTACTTCTGGTCGGCGCTGTTCGCCTTCGGCGTCGTGCTCTACTCCGTTCACAGCGCGTCCATGTGGATCGTCTTCGCGATCGTGGTACTCAGCGCGGTCGGCCTGGTCCTGCTCCTGCTGCCCCGCTTCACCCCCCGCGCCCCGCGCTGGGCGGAAGCCTTCGTCCCGCCCCGCTACCGCCGCCGCCGTCCGCAGGCGCTGCCGGCCGCGCCGCCGTGCGAGGGCATGGCCGACGCGGACGCGGCCGAGGAAGCTCCGGAGGAGCGCGTTCCGGTACCCGCCGGAATCAACGGGGCAACCGCGATCGGCGCCCGTTCGCGCTTCACGGACCGGCGGAAGGCCGGAACGCCGAGTTGACGTATGCCGGTATGTGCCGCCATTACCAGACAACTAGGACATGGCGCGCTGCACACACGGGCGGGGTCACTCTCATGTGTGAGAGTTGGCACACTCCAGGGTAAAGACCTATTCAAATAGTTTGTGATACGGTTCACGAGAGCCGGAGACAGAGCCGAAAGACCGTAGAGCGACGGTCTCCTCGGCCCCGAGACCCACCTCGGACCGGATCTACGCTCGTCCATGACGACACCACTGCCCCCACCAGTAAGCGGAGCTGCCGCCATGCCGACGTCCAACGACGCCCGGATCCTCCTTCTCGCCGCCGTACCCACTGCTGCCGCCGGCGCCATCGCCACGGTCATCAGCGGTGTCGTCGCCGGCGGCAAGGGGGCGATCGGCGCCGCCGTCGGCACCCTGGTGGTCGTCCTCTTCATGGGGATCGGCATGGTGGTGCTCCAGCGCACCGCGAAGTCCATGCCGCAGCTGTTCCAGGCGATGGGGCTCATGCTCTACACCGCCCAGCTGCTGCTGCTCTTCATCTTCGTGGCCGCGTTCAAGAACACGACGCTGTTCGACCCGAAGGCGTTCGCCTTCACCCTCCTCGCCTCGGTCATCGTGTGGGTGGCAGCACAGGCTCGCGCCCACACCAAGGCGAAGATCTTCTACGTCGACCCCGCCTCCTCGAACACCGAAAAGTCCGAGAAGACGGGGTCGACGGCATGACGGGTAGGGCCGGGATAAATGCCCGTTCGGGATCCTGCTATCGTCCGGTGCCAACTGCGGCACTGCGGGCGCGGGCATCCGAGCTGACGCCTGTCCCAGCGCGAGGCTCGACGCCGAACCGCCGCCCCCTTATCCGTAAGACCACCAGTCCAGTGCCGACCCGCGGCTGCGTGCCGCGCCGACACAACGAGGTTGCCGTACCTATGCGCCACGCTGAAGGAGCCCGCGGTGAGTGCTGACCCGACGCAGGTGCTCGCCTTCGAGACCGACTGTCACATCTTCGATGGATGCGGCTTTCCGGCTCCGGGCCTGCATTCGTTCCTCTTCGAGCCGATCTTCGGTGACGCAGACAGCACCTTCGGCTATTTCAACAAGACGATGCTGCTCGCCCTCCTGGGCACCGTCATCATCGTCGCTTTCTTCTGGGCCGCCTTCCGCAAGCCGAAGGTCGTCCCCGGCAAGCTCCAGATGGTCGCCGAAGCCGGCTACGACTTCGTCCGCCGCGGTATCGTCTACGAGACCCTGGGCAAGAAGGAGGGCGAGAAGTACGTCCCCTTCATGGTGTCGCTGTTCTTCTTCGTCTGGATGCTGAACCTCTGGTCGATCATCCCGGTGGCCCAGTTCCCGGTGACCGCGATCATCGCGTACCCGGCTGCGCTCGCCGCGATCGTCTACGTCATCTGGATGTCGGTGACCTTCAAGCGTCACGGCTTCGTCGGCGGCTTCAAGAACCTCACGGGCTACGACAAGTCCCTCGGCCCGGTTCTGCCGATGGTCATGGTCATCGAGTTCTTCTCGAACGTCCTGGTCCGCCCGTTCACCCACGCGGTCCGACTCTTCGCGAACATGTTCGCCGGTCACACCCTGCTGCTGCTGTTCACCATCGCCAGCTGGTACCTGCTGAACGGCATCGGCATCGCCTACGCGGGCGTCTCGTTCGTGATGGTGCTCGTGATGACCCTCTTCGAGCTCTTCATCCAGGCAGTCCAGGCGTATGTGTTCGTCCTCCTGGCCTGCAGCTTCATCCAGGGCGCGCTCGCCGAGCACCACTGATCGCCCACCCAAGCCCCCAACCCGTCCGGTGGCCAACCCCCACCGGTCCGTGAAAGAGAAGGAAGAACTGGCATGTCCCAGACCCTTGCCGCTGTCTCTGGCTCCCTCGGCTCCATCGGTTACGGTCTCGCGGCCATCGGCCCGGGCGTCGGCGTCGGCATCATCTTCGGTAACGGCACCCAGGCTCTCGCCCGTCAGCCCGAGGCGGCCGGCATCATCCGCGCCAACCAGATCCTGGGCTTCGCCTTCTGTGAGGCGCTCGCGCTCATCGGTCTGGTCATGCCGTTCGTCTACGGCGTCTGATCTGCGCAGTCCGATCAGCCCACTAGGACGAAAGGCAATGATGTGAACCTCACGGTTCTCGCGGCTGAGGAAATTCAGAGCCCCCTCATTCCGCCGCTCCCCGAGCTCGTCATCGGCCTGATCGCCTTCGCCATCGTCTTCGGCTTCCTCGCCAAGAAGCTCCTCCCGAACATCAACAAGGTTCTGGAAGAGCGCCGCGAGGCCATCGAGGGCGGCATCGAGAAGGCCGAATCAGCCAAGGTCGAGGCCGAGAGCGTGCTCGAGCAGTACAAGGCTCAGCTCGCCGAGGCCCGTCACGAGGCCGCGCGTCTGCGCCAGGAGGCCACCGAGCAGGGCGCCGCGATCATCGCTGAGATGCGCGCGGAAGGCCAGCGGCAGCGCGAGGAGATCGTCGCCGCCGGTCACGCCCAGATCGAGACCGACCGCAAGTCCGCGGCGTCCGCGCTGCGCCAGGACGTGGGCAAGCTCGCCACCGACCTGGCCGGCAAGCTGGTCGGCGAGTCCCTCGAGGACCACGCCCGCCAGAGCCGCACCATCGACCGCTTCCTCGACGAGCTCGAGGAGAAGGCCGAGGCAGCCCGATGAAGGCGCTGCACGGAGCGAGCCGCGAGGCACTGGCTGCCGCACGCGAGCGTCTCGACGCGCTGACCGACAACACCTCGGTCGACGCGACGAAGCTCGCCGAGGAGCTGGCCGCCGTTACCGCGCTGCTCGACCGCGAGGTGTCGCTGCGTCGGGTCCTGACCGACCCGGCGCAGGCCGGCGAGGCCAAGGCCGAGCTGGCCGCGCGACTGCTGAGCGGTCAGGTGGGCGGCGAGACCGTCGACCTGGTCTCCGGCATGGTCCGTTCCCGCTGGTCGCAGTCGCGCGACCTGGTGGACGCGATCGAGGAGCTGGCGGCCACCGCCGACCTCACCGCGGCCCAGCAGGCCGGTGCGCTCGACGACGTCGAGGACGAGCTGTTCCGGTTCGGCCGGATCGTCGCCTCCAGCACCGAGCTGCGGGCCGCGCTGACCGACCGGACCGCGACCGCCTCCGCCAAGGGCGAGCTGCTGCGCAGCCTGCTCGGCGGCAAGGTCAACGCGGTCACCGAGCGTCTGGTCATCCGTCTGGTGACCGCGCCCCGGGGTCGTAGCCTGGAAGCGGGACTCGAGTCCCTGTCCAAGCTCGCCGCGGCGCGCCGGAACCGGATGGTCGCCGTCGTCACCACGGCGGTGCCGCTGAGTGACCAGCAGAAGCGGCGCCTCGCCGCCGTGCTGTCGAAGCTGTACGGCCACGACATGCACCTGAACCTGGACGTGGACCCCGAGGTCCTCGGCGGGATCACCGTGCAGATCGGCGACGAGGTCATCAACGGCACGATCGCGGACCGGATCGCCGAGGCGAACCGCCGCATCGCCGGCTGACAGGCCAGCAACTCAACAAGCATTGCTAGAGCGGCCCGGTTGGGCCGCAGAGGATTCACCTCCTACAGGGGGGAGTCCCCATCCCCCCAAAGTGAAACTTCGGGCCCAACAAGGAGAGCAGGGAACCCAGATGGCGGAGCTCACGATCCGGCCGGAGGAGATCCGGGACGCGCTGGAGAACTTCGTCCAGTCGTACAAGCCGGACGCGGCCTCGCGCGAGGAGGTCGGTACGGTCAGCCTTGCCGGCGACGGCATCGCGAAGGTCGAGGGTCTTCCCTCGGCCATGGCCAACGAGCTGCTGAAGTTCGAGGACGGCACCCTCGGCCTCGCCCTCAACCTCGAGGAGCGCGAGATCGGTGCCATCGTCCTTGGTGAGTTCAGCGGCATCGAGGAGGGCCAGTCGGTGCAGCGCACCGGCGAGGTGCTGTCCGTCGCCGTCGGCGAGGGCTACCTCGGCCGCGTCGTCGACCCCCTCGGCAACCCGATCGACGGCCTCGGCGAGATCGAGACCTCGGGCCGCCGCGCCCTTGAGCTGCAGGCCCCCACGGTCATGCAGCGCAAGTCGGTGCACGAGCCGATGGAGACGGGCTACAAGGCCGTCGACGCGATGACCCCGATCGGCCGTGGCCAGCGTCAGCTGATCATCGGTGACCGTCAGACCGGCAAGACCGCCCTGGCCGTCGACACGATCATCAACCAGCGCGACAACTGGCGCTCCGGCGACGTGAACAAGCAGGTCCGCTGCATCTACGTCGCCATCGGCCAGAAGGGCTCCACCATCGCGTCCGTGCGTGGCGCGCTGGAGGAGGCCGGCGCCCTGGAGTACACGACCATCGTCGCCGCCCCGGCGTCCGACCCGGCCGGCTTCAAGTACCTGGCGCCGTACACCGGTTCGGCCATCGGCCAGCACTGGATGTACGAGGGCAAGCACGTCCTGATCATCTTCGACGACCTGTCGAAGCAGGCCGACGCCTACCGTGCCGTGTCCCTGCTGCTGCGCCGCCCGCCGGGCCGTGAGGCGTACCCGGGTGACGTCTTCTACCTGCACTCCCGCCTCCTGGAGCGCTGCGCCAAGCTCTCCGACGACATGGGCAAGGGCTCGATGACGGGTCTCCCGATCGTCGAGACCAAGGCCAACGACGTCTCGGCGTTCATCCCGACCAACGTCATCTCCATCACCGACGGCCAGTGCTTCCTGGAGTCCGACCTGTTCAACGCCGGTCAGCGTCCGGCCCTGAACGTCGGTATCTCGGTCTCCCGAGTCGGTGGCTCCGCCCAGCACAAGGCCATGAAGCAGGTCTCCGGCCGTCTGCGCGTGGACCTCGCCCAGTACCGCGAGCTGGAGGCGTTCGCCGCCTTCGGTTCCGACCTGGACGCCGCGTCGAAGGCGTCGCTGGAGCGCGGTAAGCGCATGGTCGAGCTGCTGAAGCAGGCGCAGTACGCCCCGTACTCCACCGAGAACCAGGTCGTCTCCATCTGGGCCGGCACCAACGGCAAGATGGACGACGTCCCGGTCGAGGACATCCGCCGCTTCGAGGCCGAGCTGCTCGAGTTCCTGCACCGTGAGCAGAAGCCCCTGATGACCTCCATCGTCGAGGGCGGCAAGATGTCGGACGACACGCTCGGCAAGATCGCGGAGCAGATCGAGGTCTTCAAGAAGCAGTTCGAGACGTCGGACGGCAAGCTGCTGGGCGAGGACGCTCCGGCCGCCGTCAACGTCTCGAAGTGACGACGGAAGGGACCTGACTCATGGGAGCCCAGCTCCGGGTCTACAAGCGCAAAATCCGGTCCGTCACCGCGACTAAGAAGATCACCAAGGCGATGGAGATGATCTCCGCCTCGCGCATCGTCAAGGCGCAGCGCAAGGTGGCGGCCTCCACGCCGTACGCGACCGAGCTGACCCGTGCGGTCACCGCGGTGGCGACGGGATCGAGCACCAAGCACCCGCTGACGACGGAGGCCGAGAGCCCGAGCCGTGCCGCGGTCCTGCTCCTCACGAGCGACCGCGGTCTGGCCGGCGGCTACTCGTCCAACGCCATCAAGACGGCCACCCGGCTCACCGAGCGGCTCCGTGGCGAGGGCAAGGACGTCGACAGCTACATCGTCGGCCGCAAGGGCGTGGCCTACTACGGCTTCCGTGACCTCAAGGTCGAGGAGTCGTGGACCGGCTTCACCGACAACCCGTCGTACGCGGACGCCAAGGCGATCGCGGCGCCCCTGATCGAGGCCATCGAGCAGGAGACGGCCGAGGGCGGCGTGGACGAGCTCCACATCGTCTTCACCGAGTTCGTCTCGATGCTGACGCAGACGCCGGTCGACGGCCGGCTGCTGCCCCTCAGCCTCGGTGAGACGCAGCAGGAGACGGACGGCACGAAGGGCGAGATCCTTCCGCTGTTCGACTTCGAGCCGTCGGCGGAGGACGTCCTCGACGCCCTGCTGCCGCGGTACGTCGAGAGCCGGATCTACAACGCCCTGCTGCAGGCCGCCGCTTCCGAGCACGCGGCCCGCCGTCGGGCGATGAAGTCCGCCACCGACAACGCGGGTGACCTGATCCACACCTATTCCCGCCTTGCCAACGCGGCCCGCCAGGCCGAAATCACCCAGGAAATCAGCGAGATCGTCGGTGGCGCCAGCGCCCTGGCCGACGCGACCGCGGGGAGTGACAAGTAATGACGACCACTGTTGAGACGGCCGCCGCCACGGGCCGCGTCGCCCGGGTCATCGGCCCGGTCGTCGACGTGGAGTTCCCCGTCGACGCGATGCCGGAGATCTACAACGCGCTGCACGTCGAGGTGCCGGACCCGGCCCAGCCGGGTACCAACCGGACCCTGACCCTCGAGGTTGCCCAGCACCTCGGTGAGGGCCTGGTCCGCACCATCTCGATGCAGCCCACCGACGGTCTGGTCCGCCAGGCCACGGTGACCGACACGGGCGCGGGCATCACCGTCCCGGTCGGCGACTTCACCAAGGGCAAGGTGTTCAACACCCTCGGTGAGGTGCTGAACGAGCCGGAGGCCAACGGCCAGGAGACCGAGCGCTGGGCGATCCACCGCAAGGCCCCGAAGTTCGAGGACCTCGAGTCGAAGACCGAGATGTTCGAGACCGGCCTGAAGGTCGTCGACCTTCTCACCCCGTACGTCAAGGGTGGAAAGATCGGT from Streptomyces sp. FIT100 includes these protein-coding regions:
- a CDS encoding MraY family glycosyltransferase → MRDYLLTLCVTAAVTYLLTGPVRKFAIATGAMPEIRARDVHREPTPRLGGIAMFFGLCAGLLVADHLSNLNSVFELSNEPRALLSGAALIWLIGVLDDKFEIDALIKLGAQMIAAGVMVVQGLTILWLPIPGIGTVALTQWQGTLLTVALVVITINAVNFVDGLDGLAAGMVCIATAAFFLYAYRIWFSYGIEAAAPATLFAAILMGMCLGFLPHNMHPARIFMGDSGSMLIGLVLAASAISVTGQVDPDALKLFEGGTREATHAALPVFIPLLLPLTIIAIPVADLLLAIVRRTWSGKSPFAADRGHLHHRLLEIGHSHSRAVLIMYFWSALFAFGVVLYSVHSASMWIVFAIVVLSAVGLVLLLLPRFTPRAPRWAEAFVPPRYRRRRPQALPAAPPCEGMADADAAEEAPEERVPVPAGINGATAIGARSRFTDRRKAGTPS
- the atpB gene encoding F0F1 ATP synthase subunit A, yielding MKEPAVSADPTQVLAFETDCHIFDGCGFPAPGLHSFLFEPIFGDADSTFGYFNKTMLLALLGTVIIVAFFWAAFRKPKVVPGKLQMVAEAGYDFVRRGIVYETLGKKEGEKYVPFMVSLFFFVWMLNLWSIIPVAQFPVTAIIAYPAALAAIVYVIWMSVTFKRHGFVGGFKNLTGYDKSLGPVLPMVMVIEFFSNVLVRPFTHAVRLFANMFAGHTLLLLFTIASWYLLNGIGIAYAGVSFVMVLVMTLFELFIQAVQAYVFVLLACSFIQGALAEHH
- a CDS encoding F0F1 ATP synthase subunit C, encoding MSQTLAAVSGSLGSIGYGLAAIGPGVGVGIIFGNGTQALARQPEAAGIIRANQILGFAFCEALALIGLVMPFVYGV
- a CDS encoding F0F1 ATP synthase subunit B, whose product is MNLTVLAAEEIQSPLIPPLPELVIGLIAFAIVFGFLAKKLLPNINKVLEERREAIEGGIEKAESAKVEAESVLEQYKAQLAEARHEAARLRQEATEQGAAIIAEMRAEGQRQREEIVAAGHAQIETDRKSAASALRQDVGKLATDLAGKLVGESLEDHARQSRTIDRFLDELEEKAEAAR
- a CDS encoding F0F1 ATP synthase subunit delta, which translates into the protein MHGASREALAAARERLDALTDNTSVDATKLAEELAAVTALLDREVSLRRVLTDPAQAGEAKAELAARLLSGQVGGETVDLVSGMVRSRWSQSRDLVDAIEELAATADLTAAQQAGALDDVEDELFRFGRIVASSTELRAALTDRTATASAKGELLRSLLGGKVNAVTERLVIRLVTAPRGRSLEAGLESLSKLAAARRNRMVAVVTTAVPLSDQQKRRLAAVLSKLYGHDMHLNLDVDPEVLGGITVQIGDEVINGTIADRIAEANRRIAG
- the atpA gene encoding F0F1 ATP synthase subunit alpha, encoding MAELTIRPEEIRDALENFVQSYKPDAASREEVGTVSLAGDGIAKVEGLPSAMANELLKFEDGTLGLALNLEEREIGAIVLGEFSGIEEGQSVQRTGEVLSVAVGEGYLGRVVDPLGNPIDGLGEIETSGRRALELQAPTVMQRKSVHEPMETGYKAVDAMTPIGRGQRQLIIGDRQTGKTALAVDTIINQRDNWRSGDVNKQVRCIYVAIGQKGSTIASVRGALEEAGALEYTTIVAAPASDPAGFKYLAPYTGSAIGQHWMYEGKHVLIIFDDLSKQADAYRAVSLLLRRPPGREAYPGDVFYLHSRLLERCAKLSDDMGKGSMTGLPIVETKANDVSAFIPTNVISITDGQCFLESDLFNAGQRPALNVGISVSRVGGSAQHKAMKQVSGRLRVDLAQYRELEAFAAFGSDLDAASKASLERGKRMVELLKQAQYAPYSTENQVVSIWAGTNGKMDDVPVEDIRRFEAELLEFLHREQKPLMTSIVEGGKMSDDTLGKIAEQIEVFKKQFETSDGKLLGEDAPAAVNVSK